From the Streptomyces sp. NBC_01216 genome, the window GGCGCCGGTGACGGTCGTCCGGGACGAGGAGGAGGCGGTCGCCGTCGCCAACGACACCCCCTACGGCCTGGTGGCCGCGGTGCGGACCGGATCGGTGGAGCGCGGGCTGCGGCTGGCCGACCGTCTGCGGACGGGAATGATCCACGTCAACGACGGCACGATCAACCATCAGGCGGTGGTGCCGTTCGGCGGATTCGGCGCCTCCGGCAACGGCGCCCGGCATGGCGCCCCGTATGCCTGGGACACGTACACCCAATGGCAGTGGGTCACGGCGCGGAGCGGCGTGGCGGAGCGGCCGAGCCCCTGAGAGCCTGTCGGGTGACCTTCGATCAACAGGCGTGCACGGTCTAGCACATGCGATTCCAAGGCTCCGGGATGCTGCTGCAGCGGAGCTACCGGGGCATCCCGGCAACGCCGCCGGCGGCGCGTGCCAGGGCGTGACCACCCGGTCAGAGGCCACCCGTGGGCCGGGCCGGGCGGGACGCACCCGCGGGCCCGGCCCACGCCTCGTACGGTGCGCTTGGCCCTTCGGTCGGGTCGCTCCACGCCCCGTGCCGGCCGGAGTCCCGGTTCACGCCTTCCGGCCGGCCGCCGCCGGCGGCGGAGCCGGACACGGCAGGGCCGGACACGGCCCGCCGGTGATCTCCAGCCCGCCGTCGGGCCGCCGGTACCCGCCGAATCCGGAGCCGAGCGGCGTGCCCGCCCGGCTCCCGGCGGCACGGTCCCCGATGACGTCGAACGGCAGCGTCCGGCCGCTCGCGCACACCTCACCGACCTCTCCGGCACGCAGCGTCCCGCCCAGGACGTCCCGCACGCTCAGCCGCACCCCCGGGGCCGGTGCCAGGACGGTGGCCCCGGCGCCGCCCGCCTCCTCGTCCGACGGGAACACGCTCACACCCCAGGGCAGCACACTGCCGCCCGGAGCGAACTCGGCGCGCAGCCCCGTGCCCGGCAGCACCTCCCGGTGCCGCGCCGCGAGCGCGGGCGGGCACGGAGCCCCCACCAGCAGCACCGCCCGGGGCGGGGAGCCGGGCGGCTCGCCGGCCAGCGCGTCGAGCACGCGTGGGTACCTGCCCGTCTCGCACACGGCCACGCTCCCGGCGAGGCTCGCACGGGTGAGGCCGTCGGGCCGGACGTTCAGTGTGCTGCCGGAGCCGAAGGCCCACCACATCGCGGACAGCGTGGCCGGACCGGAGGGCTGCTCGGTGACGGTGACGGTCTGTCCGGCCGGTCCGGTCCGCGCGGACCTGGCGGCCATCGCCAGATGCCAGGCCCGGTGGTCGACGAGATGTCCCGAACGCCACAGCCCGCTCTCGCCCGAGGTCAGCAGGTAGGCGGGCTCCGTGGGGCCCGACCGGGGCAGTGCCCGGTCCAGGGGCCAGGGGCCGATGCGCTTCCACAGCTCCGGGTCGTCCAGGGCCAGTCGCTGCAGCCGCCCTCCGTGCTCCCAGCGGTCGTGGGTCGTCAGGCTGCACAGCACCGTGTCGGCACCGCTGATCGCGGCGATCGCGGCGGTCTGCCCGGCCGGTACTTCCCCCGGGACGGGCACGCACACCCCGCCGGACTTCAGCACCGCGAGATGGGCCACGAGCGACTGGCGGTGGTCGGCGCAGTGCACGACGACGGGGTCACCGAGCTGGACCCCGGTGCGCAGCAGGGCGGTGGCCAGTCGGGCGGAGAGGAGGTCGGCCTTGCCGTACGAGAGCTGGTGGAGCCCCTCACGCACCACGACGGCCCGCGGGTGGCGTCGGGCGGCACGGCTGAAGAGCCCGTCGAGCGTCCGGCCCGGCTCGGCCGGACGGTCCGTGCGGCGGGGCGCGGGATGGGGGAGGACGGGATGGCGGAGTTCGGCCGAGAGCATCGCTGCGGCTCCTTCTGCTCCTGCTAGGCGGACGGTGTGGCGGACGACCGCCGGGAGGCGCGCCGCTTCGGCGTGTCCGGCACGACCACGGGCTTGGAGAACGTCCGGGTCAGTACGGGGCCGGTCATCGCGGTGGTGACCAGGGCCATGACGACGAGCAGCGCGTACAGGTCGGCGTCGAGGAGTCCGGCCTGGAGGCCGACGCCGAGGATGACCAGCTCGGTCAGGCCGCGGGTGTTCATCAGGGCGGCGAGAGCGGTGGCGGGCCGGGCGGGCAGCCCGGTGGTGCGGGCCGCGAGGTAGGTGCCGCCGAACTTTCCCGCCACCGCGACCAGCAGGACCGCCGCCAGTTCGACAGCCTCGGCCCAGCCGAAGCGGCGGAGGTCGACCTCGAGCCCGGCCACCACGAAGTAGACGGGGAGCAGGACCGAGGTCACGTTCCGGGTGTGCTGCGTCAGGTCGGCGCGTATCCGGTCGCCGCACTCACCGGGCACGATCAGGCCGAAGAGGAAGGCACCGAAGATGTAGTGCATGCCCATGAACTCGGTGGCGGCGCCGGACAGCAGCGCGCCGATGAGGACCTGGGCCGAGAGCCAGGGCGCCGCGGGGCCGTGG encodes:
- a CDS encoding AMP-binding protein, which encodes MLSAELRHPVLPHPAPRRTDRPAEPGRTLDGLFSRAARRHPRAVVVREGLHQLSYGKADLLSARLATALLRTGVQLGDPVVVHCADHRQSLVAHLAVLKSGGVCVPVPGEVPAGQTAAIAAISGADTVLCSLTTHDRWEHGGRLQRLALDDPELWKRIGPWPLDRALPRSGPTEPAYLLTSGESGLWRSGHLVDHRAWHLAMAARSARTGPAGQTVTVTEQPSGPATLSAMWWAFGSGSTLNVRPDGLTRASLAGSVAVCETGRYPRVLDALAGEPPGSPPRAVLLVGAPCPPALAARHREVLPGTGLRAEFAPGGSVLPWGVSVFPSDEEAGGAGATVLAPAPGVRLSVRDVLGGTLRAGEVGEVCASGRTLPFDVIGDRAAGSRAGTPLGSGFGGYRRPDGGLEITGGPCPALPCPAPPPAAAGRKA